Within the Roseicitreum antarcticum genome, the region TTTCCAGAATCGCACGGAAAGGCTGGCCCGCCACATCTGCGGTAATCAGCGTGTGCGGGCCAAGGGGTTCGACCACCCGCACCTCGGCGCGCAGGCCGGTTTCGGCGGGGTGCAGGTCTTCGGGGCGGATGGCGAATTCGGCTTTCGCCACGCCGGGGCCGTCAAAGCGCTGTCCCGCAACATTCCAGCCGCCCGCGCCATCGGGCTGCGCGGGTAGGAAATTCATCGGTGGGTTGCCGATGAAACTGCCCACGAAGCGCGCGGCGGGGTTGCGATATACCTCGGTCGGGCGGTCGGATTGTACGATGCGTCCGCCATTCATCACGCTGATCTTGTCGGCCAGCGACATTGCCTCGACCTGGTCGTGGGTAACATAGATCGTCGTGGTCTTGCTTTCGGCCAGCACGCCCTTCAATTCGGCACGCATTTCCAGCCGCAACAGCGCGTCGAGGTTTGACAGCGGCTCATCCATCAAGATCACATCGGGTTCCATCGCCAGCGCGCGCGCCACGGCGACCCGCTGCCGCTGCCCGCCCGACAATTCGCCTGAATAGCGTTTCAGCAATTGCTCGATATGCATCAGCTCGGCGGTGCGGGTCACGCGGCGCGTCACCTCGGCCTGCGGGACCTTCGCCATGCGCAGCCCGAAGGCGATGTTTTCAAACACCGTCAGATGCGGAAAGACCGCGTAGTTCTGGAACACCATGGCGATGCCGCGATGGCGGGGCGGCAGATGGTCCACCCGGCGCCCACCGATCCAGACTTCGCCCTCGCTGGGTGTCTCCAGCCCCGCGATGATGCGCAAGAGCGTTGTCTTGCCGCAGCCCGAGGCGCCCAGCAGCACCATGAATTCCTGATCGGCAATCGTCAGATCCACCGAATGCAGCGCAGTAAAGGTATCAAAGCGTTTCGCGACGCCCTTGATGACGATTTCGGCCATGAGAGCCCTCCTTAACGATTGGCGATGCCCCACATCGCGAACAGATATTTGCGCACGGCAAAGATGAAGATCAGAGCTGGCAAAACCAGCGCCGCGCCGCCCGCAAATTTCAGAGGCAGCGGTGAGACATTGAGCGATTGCAACAAGAACGCGGTCAGCGTGCGGTTTTCGATCGTCAGGACCGCCGCGGCGAAAACCTCGTTCCACGAGATGACGAAAGCAAAGACCGCGCTGGCCGCGATCCCGGGCAGGGCCAGCGGCAGCACTACCTTGATGAAGGCTTGAAGCCGCGTGCAGCCCAGGGTCCATGCGGCCTCTTCCAGCTCTGCCGGAATGCCCGAGAACAGCGAATAGGTAATCAACACCGCAAACGGCAATGCCAGCATGGCATGCACCAGCGCCAGCCCCAGCACCGTGTCGTCCAGCCCGGTGCGGATGAACATCACCGCCAGCGGCAGCGCCAGCAGCGGCAACGGGAAGGCGCGGGTCATGATAACCAGCACGCGGAAGAATTCCTTGCCCGGAAAGTCGAAGCGCGACAGCGCATAACCCGCCGGTGCCCCCATGCCGATGGACAGGATCATCGTCAGTGTCGCAACCTTGACCGAGTTCCACAGCGCATTGGTCACACCCTGGAAGTTCCAGAAGAACGCAACCGATTCCATGTCGAAACTGGGCCAGAAG harbors:
- a CDS encoding ABC transporter ATP-binding protein; its protein translation is MAEIVIKGVAKRFDTFTALHSVDLTIADQEFMVLLGASGCGKTTLLRIIAGLETPSEGEVWIGGRRVDHLPPRHRGIAMVFQNYAVFPHLTVFENIAFGLRMAKVPQAEVTRRVTRTAELMHIEQLLKRYSGELSGGQRQRVAVARALAMEPDVILMDEPLSNLDALLRLEMRAELKGVLAESKTTTIYVTHDQVEAMSLADKISVMNGGRIVQSDRPTEVYRNPAARFVGSFIGNPPMNFLPAQPDGAGGWNVAGQRFDGPGVAKAEFAIRPEDLHPAETGLRAEVRVVEPLGPHTLITADVAGQPFRAILESDRPTSPGEVITLAPTPDRIRWFDPETQKAIA
- a CDS encoding carbohydrate ABC transporter permease, which codes for MSDLSPSGNEPTQPVVHSGPNRQAVHRAGRLLFGAGIALLVLWVLVPIWFLFVNALSSPSEVTGFPKRFWPSFDMESVAFFWNFQGVTNALWNSVKVATLTMILSIGMGAPAGYALSRFDFPGKEFFRVLVIMTRAFPLPLLALPLAVMFIRTGLDDTVLGLALVHAMLALPFAVLITYSLFSGIPAELEEAAWTLGCTRLQAFIKVVLPLALPGIAASAVFAFVISWNEVFAAAVLTIENRTLTAFLLQSLNVSPLPLKFAGGAALVLPALIFIFAVRKYLFAMWGIANR